One stretch of Salarias fasciatus chromosome 19, fSalaFa1.1, whole genome shotgun sequence DNA includes these proteins:
- the LOC115406643 gene encoding N-acetyltransferase 8, translated as MTNIQIRTFREEDAEVVKELFTLAMSEHVPSSFTHLLKQPPTQMLLMCVFCSLMASSKSFLLPILAVTLLLAGARQLVVYMFNSYIETTLKKDLNNISDTYLKQKDSCFWVAESDGRVVGTVACLPAELSPGCLELKRMSVRRSYRGLGIAKDLCRTVANFTRDRGYPAVVLYTSVVQTDAQKLYEHMGYQKIREFVVPELIAKIVNFTLLEYRLDLQQDGKKN; from the coding sequence ATGACCAACATCCAGATCCGGACGTTCCGGGAGGAGGACGCAGAGGTCGTGAAGGAGCTCTTCACCCTGGCGATGAGCGAGCACGTGCCATCATCGTTCACGCACCTCCTGAAACAGCCGCCGACCCAGATGCTTCTCATGTGCGTGTTCTGCTCCCTCATGGCCAGCTCCAAGTCCTTCCTCCTGCCCATCCTGGCCGTCACGCTCCTCCTGGCCGGCGCTCGGCAGCTGGTCGTCTACATGTTCAACAGTTACATCGAGACGACCCTCAAGAAGGACCTCAACAACATCAGCGACACCTACCTCAAACAGAAGGATTCCTGCTTCTGGGTGGCTGAGAGCGACGGCCGGGTGGTCGGCACAGTGGCCTGCCTCCCCGCCGAGCTGTCGCCCGGGTGCTTGGAGCTGAAGCGCATGTCGGTGCGCCGCAGCTACCGCGGGCTGGGCATCGCGAAGGATCTGTGTCGGACGGTGGCTAACTTCACCCGGGACAGGGGCTACCCGGCCGTCGTCCTGTACACCTCGGTGGTGCAGACGGATGCTCAGAAGCTGTACGAGCACATGGGCTACCAGAAGATTCGAGAGTTCGTCGTTCCCGAATTGATTGCCAAAATAGTGAACTTCACGCTGCTCGAGTACAGACTGGATTTACAGCAGGACGGGAAGAAGAACTGA